From the Shewanella amazonensis SB2B genome, one window contains:
- the tnpA gene encoding IS200/IS605-like element ISSham1 family transposase, whose product MSRYESASHVFYRCQYHLVWTPKYRYKILKGNLGKELYRSIYVYCNMKKCRVVELNVQEDHVHLVVRTPPSLSVSDLMGFVKGRTAIRMFAKFPYLRKQKLWGNHFWQRGYFVDSVGANEEIIRRYVRHQEKTAKEEEKRQIALGLEG is encoded by the coding sequence ATGAGCAGATATGAATCCGCGTCTCACGTGTTCTATCGCTGTCAGTATCACCTCGTTTGGACACCGAAGTACAGGTACAAAATCCTAAAAGGTAATCTTGGCAAAGAGCTTTATCGAAGTATCTATGTTTACTGCAACATGAAGAAATGCAGAGTCGTAGAACTGAATGTGCAGGAAGATCATGTTCATCTAGTAGTCAGAACTCCACCGAGTCTAAGCGTGTCGGACTTAATGGGTTTTGTAAAAGGAAGAACGGCAATCAGAATGTTTGCGAAATTTCCGTATTTGAGAAAGCAAAAGCTCTGGGGGAATCACTTTTGGCAAAGAGGCTATTTTGTTGACTCGGTAGGAGCGAATGAAGAGATAATCCGCAGATATGTACGGCACCAAGAAAAGACAGCCAAAGAAGAAGAGAAACGGCAGATAGCATTGGGGCTAGAAGGTTAG
- the adk gene encoding adenylate kinase, which produces MRIILLGAPGAGKGTQAQFIMEHYGIPQISTGDMLRAAVKAGTPLGLEAKKVMDAGQLVSDELIIGLVKERIAQDDCANGFLLDGFPRTIPQADAMAANGISIDHVIEIDVPDEEIVNRMSGRRVHPGSGRVYHVVFNPPKVEGKDDVTGEDLVIRPDDEESTVRKRLGIYHEQTKPLVDYYGKVAAEGNTKYTKFDGTQSVAEVSKLIQAALS; this is translated from the coding sequence ATGCGCATTATCCTATTGGGCGCCCCAGGTGCCGGTAAAGGTACCCAGGCTCAGTTCATCATGGAACACTACGGAATCCCCCAGATTTCTACCGGCGACATGCTGCGTGCAGCGGTCAAAGCCGGTACGCCCCTGGGTTTGGAAGCCAAGAAAGTGATGGACGCAGGTCAGCTGGTTTCTGATGAACTGATCATCGGTCTGGTGAAGGAGCGCATTGCTCAGGACGACTGCGCCAACGGTTTCCTGCTGGACGGTTTCCCACGCACCATTCCTCAGGCCGATGCCATGGCTGCCAATGGCATCAGCATCGATCACGTGATTGAAATTGACGTGCCTGATGAAGAAATTGTGAACCGCATGAGCGGTCGCCGCGTACATCCAGGCTCAGGCCGTGTTTATCACGTTGTGTTCAATCCACCCAAGGTGGAAGGCAAGGATGACGTGACCGGTGAAGATCTGGTTATCCGTCCGGATGATGAAGAGAGCACAGTGCGTAAGCGTCTGGGTATTTACCACGAGCAAACCAAGCCATTGGTTGATTACTATGGCAAGGTTGCCGCCGAAGGTAACACCAAGTACACCAAGTTTGACGGTACCCAGAGCGTGGCCGAGGTCAGCAAGTTGATCCAGGCTGCCCTGAGCTGA
- the dnaX gene encoding DNA polymerase III subunit gamma/tau, translating into MSYQVLARKWRPANFAEVVGQSHVLHALTNALGQQRLHHAYLFTGTRGVGKTSLARLFAKGLNCEQGITATPCGQCSACREIAEGRFVDLIEVDAASRTKVDDTREILDNVQYRPSRGRFKVYLIDEVHMLSKSSFNALLKTLEEPPEHVKFLLATTDPQKLPVTVLSRCLQFNLKALTQPQIQAQLAAVLSGEGLGFDEDALSLLAKAAAGSMRDALSLTDQAIAFGGGEVRLAQVQTMLGAIDKGQILNLFDALCQGDIETLLTTARTAMGFGADADEVLRALLELLHQISLAQFAPATASISDNGAAVLAWAQALKPEQVQLYYQILLSGRKDLPYAPDPASGLEMSLLRAVGFVPEKPVSRWQSGEGVSAAEALKLVAPSTEGKSAPQADTAPNHAVVTETPVAAAVPQAGIASTLVAGTHSPVRTTEEPAVKADSSVATEEAPSGDDDVHEAESDALFAEQNLLISQAESQGFNPGYDAVNAGDNDLPLHDAPPLFDEMAYADYPQSYSADISETPVERGLDDGAGFQLQNEQSQSDHLQSGATGAQSKVVAESQPVNTPASAFGDDLLDAVLAAREDLLSGITSEAKEDEAKKPVSSFERRRMAVQETSTVPVTTAPTDKGTQDEISLGAMSANTQTATLTQATASVSGADVAADYDRPPWEDTATPDDSSKAPELALDYAVNRESAPVNAESPDKAHPEEYTSAAPHTQTPQPLKAESQTALQAKGQTHTDEVSSSDGVHCANHSAASPIGGDETDLRWYKLMGALEIGGRVRQLAVNSVCLAWSNPIPLVLKQDQKHLAAPVAIGQLNEALSKALGHEAEIALEVGEVPGRETPLDIRARFHRELLSDARGALNTDPAVLRLMQQAGAWFDDDSISYPPDLLAQRGRALPTPPALAQEPVV; encoded by the coding sequence CCAATGCCCTCGGTCAGCAAAGATTACACCATGCTTACCTCTTTACCGGCACCCGTGGTGTGGGAAAGACCAGTTTGGCCAGGCTGTTCGCCAAGGGGCTCAATTGTGAGCAGGGAATTACTGCCACGCCCTGCGGGCAATGCAGTGCCTGTCGCGAGATTGCCGAAGGCCGCTTTGTTGACCTTATTGAAGTGGACGCCGCATCCCGTACCAAGGTGGATGACACCCGCGAAATCCTCGACAACGTGCAGTATCGACCCAGTCGCGGACGTTTTAAGGTGTACCTCATCGATGAAGTGCACATGCTTTCCAAAAGCTCTTTCAACGCGCTGCTGAAGACCCTCGAAGAGCCGCCTGAGCATGTGAAGTTCCTGCTCGCCACCACAGATCCGCAAAAGCTGCCGGTGACAGTGCTGTCCCGGTGTTTGCAATTCAATCTCAAAGCGCTGACACAACCGCAAATTCAGGCGCAATTGGCTGCCGTTCTCAGTGGCGAGGGTTTGGGATTCGATGAGGATGCTTTATCGCTGCTTGCCAAGGCGGCGGCCGGCAGTATGCGTGATGCCCTGAGTCTTACCGACCAGGCGATTGCCTTTGGCGGGGGAGAGGTGCGCCTTGCTCAGGTGCAAACCATGCTCGGGGCCATAGATAAAGGCCAAATACTGAACTTATTCGATGCCCTCTGCCAGGGCGACATTGAGACACTGCTCACCACTGCCCGTACAGCAATGGGTTTCGGTGCCGATGCCGACGAGGTCTTAAGGGCCTTGCTTGAACTGCTTCATCAAATCAGCCTCGCACAATTTGCCCCGGCCACTGCCAGCATCAGCGACAACGGGGCTGCCGTACTTGCCTGGGCCCAAGCATTGAAGCCCGAGCAGGTACAGCTTTATTACCAAATTTTGCTCAGTGGCCGTAAGGATTTGCCCTACGCGCCCGACCCAGCCTCCGGGCTGGAAATGAGTCTGCTTCGCGCCGTGGGCTTTGTGCCCGAAAAGCCGGTAAGCCGTTGGCAGTCAGGTGAGGGCGTGTCGGCTGCCGAGGCACTCAAGCTTGTTGCGCCATCGACAGAGGGAAAGAGTGCGCCTCAAGCGGACACTGCGCCTAACCACGCTGTTGTTACTGAAACGCCTGTGGCGGCTGCAGTGCCGCAAGCCGGTATTGCTTCCACCTTGGTGGCAGGTACCCACAGCCCTGTCAGGACGACTGAGGAGCCCGCTGTTAAGGCCGACAGTTCGGTTGCCACCGAAGAGGCACCAAGCGGCGATGACGATGTGCATGAGGCTGAGTCTGACGCCCTGTTTGCAGAGCAAAACCTGCTGATTTCCCAGGCCGAAAGCCAGGGGTTCAATCCCGGATACGACGCAGTTAACGCCGGTGACAACGACCTCCCGTTACATGATGCCCCACCATTATTCGATGAAATGGCGTATGCGGACTATCCCCAAAGCTATTCGGCCGATATCTCTGAGACTCCAGTGGAACGGGGGCTTGACGATGGCGCTGGTTTTCAGCTCCAAAACGAACAGTCCCAAAGCGATCATCTTCAAAGCGGTGCTACGGGGGCTCAGTCAAAGGTCGTGGCAGAGTCCCAACCTGTCAACACGCCGGCTTCTGCATTTGGTGATGACTTGCTCGATGCTGTTTTGGCTGCCAGAGAAGATTTACTCAGTGGTATCACCTCGGAGGCGAAAGAAGATGAGGCAAAAAAGCCGGTATCCAGTTTCGAGCGCCGCCGCATGGCGGTGCAGGAAACTAGCACTGTTCCGGTAACCACGGCGCCGACTGACAAGGGCACGCAGGATGAAATATCCCTCGGTGCAATGTCAGCCAATACCCAAACAGCTACGCTCACCCAAGCCACAGCAAGTGTATCGGGTGCGGATGTTGCTGCCGATTATGACAGGCCGCCTTGGGAAGATACGGCCACTCCTGATGACAGTTCAAAAGCGCCTGAATTGGCCCTGGATTACGCAGTAAACAGAGAGTCAGCTCCGGTTAACGCTGAGTCGCCAGACAAGGCTCATCCAGAGGAATACACATCGGCTGCGCCACATACGCAGACACCCCAACCTCTAAAAGCTGAATCTCAAACAGCGTTGCAGGCTAAAGGGCAAACACACACGGACGAAGTCTCGTCCAGTGACGGGGTGCATTGTGCCAATCACAGCGCCGCCAGCCCTATTGGCGGTGATGAAACTGACCTTCGCTGGTACAAGCTGATGGGAGCGTTGGAGATTGGCGGCCGGGTTCGCCAGCTGGCGGTCAATTCGGTTTGTCTGGCATGGTCTAATCCTATCCCCCTGGTGCTGAAACAGGACCAAAAGCATCTGGCAGCGCCCGTGGCCATTGGGCAGCTCAATGAGGCGCTGTCCAAAGCCCTCGGTCATGAGGCTGAAATCGCACTGGAGGTGGGTGAGGTCCCGGGGCGGGAAACCCCGCTGGATATCCGTGCCCGTTTTCACCGGGAGCTGCTGAGCGATGCCAGAGGGGCGCTCAATACCGATCCCGCAGTGCTGAGACTGATGCAGCAGGCAGGCGCCTGGTTTGATGACGACAGTATAAGCTATCCGCCCGATCTGCTTGCCCAGCGGGGCAGAGCCTTGCCAACACCACCGGCTTTGGCTCAGGAGCCTGTGGTCTGA
- the hemH gene encoding ferrochelatase produces MFGVLLVNLGTPDAPDAPSVRRFLKQFLSDPRVVDLSPWIWKPILNGIILNTRPAKVAKLYQSIWWDEGSPLMVISQRQREKLAIELSSLYGHEVPVELGMSYGSPSLSQGLERLKAQGIDRVVVLPLYPQYSCSTVASVFDGVAGVLKSWRRLPDWRMVREYYRHPLYIRALADSVRRLWDADGKAELLLMSFHGVPLRYITEGDPYQAQCQETARLVAKDLGLGNDEWQVCFQSRFGKEEWLTPYTDELLESLPGKGVKKVDIMCPAFSADCLETLEEIAEGGKESFIHAGGEQYRVIPCLNDDDGHIRLLAELVREQSLGWQVG; encoded by the coding sequence ATGTTTGGAGTACTCCTAGTCAATCTGGGCACCCCAGATGCCCCCGACGCCCCTTCTGTGCGCCGTTTTTTAAAGCAATTTTTGAGCGACCCCAGGGTAGTGGATTTATCCCCCTGGATTTGGAAACCGATTCTGAATGGCATCATTCTTAATACCCGTCCTGCCAAAGTCGCCAAACTGTATCAAAGCATCTGGTGGGATGAGGGCTCACCGCTGATGGTCATTAGCCAGCGTCAGCGGGAGAAGCTTGCCATCGAACTGAGCAGCCTCTACGGCCATGAAGTCCCGGTTGAACTTGGGATGAGTTATGGCTCACCGTCGCTGAGCCAGGGGTTGGAGCGCCTCAAAGCCCAGGGTATAGACCGTGTCGTGGTGTTGCCTTTGTATCCTCAGTATTCCTGCTCTACGGTGGCCAGTGTGTTCGATGGGGTTGCCGGCGTGCTCAAATCCTGGCGACGCCTGCCAGACTGGCGCATGGTGCGCGAGTATTACCGTCATCCGCTGTATATACGGGCGCTGGCTGATTCTGTTCGTCGTCTTTGGGACGCTGACGGTAAAGCTGAACTCTTACTGATGTCGTTCCACGGCGTGCCGCTGAGGTACATAACCGAAGGTGATCCCTATCAGGCCCAGTGCCAGGAAACCGCAAGGCTCGTTGCCAAAGACCTTGGCCTTGGCAATGACGAATGGCAGGTCTGTTTTCAGTCGCGCTTTGGCAAAGAAGAGTGGCTGACTCCCTATACCGACGAGTTGCTCGAGAGCCTGCCGGGCAAGGGCGTTAAGAAGGTGGACATTATGTGTCCTGCTTTTTCGGCAGATTGCCTGGAAACGCTCGAAGAGATTGCCGAAGGGGGTAAAGAGTCCTTCATCCACGCCGGTGGCGAGCAATATAGAGTCATTCCCTGTCTGAACGACGACGATGGCCATATCCGATTGCTGGCTGAACTGGTCAGAGAGCAGAGCCTCGGCTGGCAAGTTGGCTGA
- a CDS encoding inosine/guanosine kinase, with amino-acid sequence MKFPGQRKSKHYFPVNTRDPLLEQLTQQPQPKQTYISGIDQTLVDIEAKVAEDLLVRYQLPKGNSTLIDDATAHALYEELKRDNLISDEFAGGTIGNTVHNYSILADDRSVLFGVMSKSIEVGSYAYRYLCHTSSKVDLNHLQPVDGPIGRCFTLISDCGERTFAISKGAMDKLTPDFIDKDVVQGSAALVLTAYLMRAAEGDGMSQAALKAIEYAKAADVPVVLTLGTRFLIQEDPEWWQGFIRDNVTILAMNEDEGEALTGFADPLLASEAALEWCDMVLTTAGPIGLYTAGYTEDSDKRETSHTLLPGAIPEFNRFEFSRPMRKRDCREPIKVYAHISPYMGGPEQIRNTNGAGDGALSALLHDLAANNFHKVNVPGSSKHRNEGLCYSSFSQICKYANRVAYEVLAQHSPRLSRALPEREDSLEESYWER; translated from the coding sequence ATGAAGTTTCCTGGCCAGCGCAAGTCAAAACATTACTTCCCCGTGAATACCCGAGATCCGCTGCTTGAGCAGTTGACTCAGCAACCTCAGCCAAAGCAGACCTATATCAGTGGTATTGACCAGACCCTGGTGGACATTGAAGCCAAGGTCGCCGAAGACTTGTTGGTGCGTTATCAGTTGCCAAAAGGTAATTCCACCCTGATTGATGACGCCACCGCCCACGCGCTCTATGAGGAGCTCAAGCGTGATAACCTTATCAGCGACGAGTTTGCCGGTGGCACTATTGGTAACACAGTACACAACTACTCTATTTTGGCTGATGATCGCTCAGTGCTGTTTGGGGTAATGAGCAAGTCTATCGAAGTGGGCAGCTACGCCTATCGTTACCTCTGCCACACCTCATCCAAGGTCGATTTGAATCACTTGCAGCCGGTAGACGGGCCTATTGGCCGCTGTTTTACCCTGATTTCAGATTGCGGTGAGCGTACCTTTGCCATCAGCAAAGGCGCCATGGACAAGCTGACGCCGGACTTTATCGATAAGGATGTGGTGCAGGGCAGTGCGGCGCTGGTACTGACGGCCTACCTGATGCGGGCGGCCGAAGGTGATGGCATGAGCCAGGCAGCACTCAAAGCCATCGAATACGCCAAGGCAGCCGATGTCCCAGTGGTGCTGACTCTCGGTACCCGCTTTCTTATTCAGGAAGATCCAGAGTGGTGGCAGGGCTTTATTCGTGACAACGTCACCATATTGGCGATGAACGAAGATGAAGGTGAAGCCCTGACGGGCTTTGCCGATCCCCTCCTTGCCAGTGAGGCTGCGCTGGAGTGGTGTGACATGGTGCTGACAACGGCGGGTCCCATAGGTCTTTATACTGCAGGTTACACCGAAGACAGTGACAAGCGTGAAACCAGCCATACGCTGCTGCCTGGTGCGATTCCCGAGTTCAACCGCTTTGAGTTTTCCCGTCCGATGCGTAAGCGTGATTGCCGAGAGCCCATAAAGGTGTATGCGCATATTTCGCCCTATATGGGAGGCCCGGAACAAATCCGCAATACCAATGGCGCTGGTGATGGTGCACTGTCAGCACTGCTCCATGACCTGGCGGCGAATAATTTCCACAAGGTTAATGTTCCCGGCTCCAGTAAACACAGAAACGAAGGCCTCTGCTATTCGTCATTCTCACAAATCTGCAAGTACGCCAACCGTGTTGCCTATGAAGTGCTGGCGCAGCACAGCCCGCGTTTATCCAGAGCTTTGCCGGAGCGGGAAGACAGCCTGGAAGAGTCTTATTGGGAGCGTTAA
- the recR gene encoding recombination mediator RecR: MKFSPLVDELIQSLRCLPGVGPKSAQRMAFALLESDRKAGIRLADTLSRAMSDVGHCQKCRTFTEQSLCPICSSSRRGEADTLCVVETPADVLAIESGGHFQGRYFVLQGHLSPLDGIGPEELGLSLLEGQLVGGGISELILATNPTVEGDATAHYIADIARRAGVAVSRIAHGVPVGGELEYVDSTTLALSFNGRLPL; encoded by the coding sequence ATGAAATTCAGTCCGCTGGTGGATGAGCTTATTCAAAGTCTGCGTTGCCTGCCGGGAGTGGGGCCTAAATCGGCCCAGCGCATGGCCTTTGCGCTGCTGGAAAGCGATCGTAAAGCGGGCATCCGCCTGGCCGATACCCTGTCCCGGGCCATGAGTGACGTGGGCCACTGCCAAAAGTGCCGTACCTTCACCGAACAGTCTCTGTGCCCGATTTGCTCCAGCAGTAGGCGCGGAGAGGCCGACACCCTGTGTGTGGTGGAAACCCCGGCGGATGTACTGGCCATCGAGTCCGGTGGCCATTTTCAGGGTCGCTATTTCGTGCTGCAGGGGCACTTATCTCCCCTTGACGGCATAGGGCCTGAGGAGCTGGGGCTTTCTCTCCTTGAAGGCCAATTGGTCGGCGGTGGTATCAGTGAGCTGATTTTGGCCACCAACCCTACCGTGGAAGGGGACGCCACGGCACACTACATTGCCGATATTGCCCGCAGAGCAGGGGTAGCGGTGAGCCGGATTGCCCACGGTGTGCCCGTCGGCGGTGAGCTTGAGTACGTCGACAGCACCACCCTCGCGCTGAGCTTTAACGGCCGCTTGCCGCTTTAA
- a CDS encoding tetratricopeptide repeat protein, giving the protein MTQGIPQQESAAMAGVALTRDNIQSVLEQSLEAPIVLSFFAPSHPDSVAMNTRLAQVIKGRGVLATVNCETEMEIASYFRIQALPTVLVISQGQPVDGFAGDKTDAELDAMLSQHLPQAWKQVLLQAKQTLADGQGADALALLKSIEMDAAAIGAEWTLLMAEAEIAQGELSSAELRLAAVGLADQDAHYHSLKAKLALAREAADTPEVRELQSRFANESDNQALRIELARALAQAKREEEALELLFDVLQRDLGAEGGEVKQAFMGILTAMGQGSSIANGFRRKLYSLLY; this is encoded by the coding sequence ATGACTCAAGGGATACCTCAACAGGAAAGTGCTGCCATGGCTGGCGTGGCGCTGACCCGGGACAATATCCAGTCCGTGCTGGAACAATCGCTCGAAGCGCCCATCGTCTTGAGTTTTTTCGCGCCGTCACACCCAGACAGCGTGGCGATGAATACTCGCCTGGCGCAGGTGATAAAGGGTCGCGGTGTGCTGGCGACAGTGAACTGTGAAACAGAGATGGAAATCGCATCCTATTTTCGCATTCAGGCGTTGCCAACTGTGCTGGTGATAAGCCAGGGCCAACCGGTCGACGGTTTTGCCGGCGATAAAACCGATGCAGAGCTTGATGCCATGCTGTCTCAGCACCTGCCTCAGGCCTGGAAGCAAGTATTGCTGCAGGCGAAGCAAACACTGGCCGATGGACAAGGTGCGGATGCCTTGGCGCTTCTTAAGAGCATCGAAATGGATGCTGCAGCCATAGGCGCCGAGTGGACGCTGCTGATGGCAGAGGCGGAAATTGCACAGGGCGAGCTCAGTAGCGCTGAGCTGCGTTTGGCCGCTGTGGGTCTTGCCGATCAGGACGCCCATTACCACAGCCTCAAGGCAAAACTCGCGCTGGCCAGAGAGGCGGCGGATACCCCAGAGGTTAGGGAGCTGCAAAGCCGGTTCGCCAATGAATCCGACAATCAGGCGCTGCGGATTGAGCTTGCCAGGGCGTTGGCACAGGCCAAGCGTGAAGAAGAAGCGCTGGAGCTGCTCTTTGACGTGCTTCAACGGGATCTCGGCGCTGAAGGCGGTGAAGTAAAACAAGCGTTTATGGGTATTTTAACGGCCATGGGGCAGGGCAGCAGTATCGCCAATGGCTTCAGACGCAAACTTTACAGCCTGCTTTACTGA
- a CDS encoding YbaB/EbfC family nucleoid-associated protein yields MFGKGGMGNLMKQAQMMQEKMAKMQEEIARMEVTGESGAGLVKVTMTGTHNVRKVEIDPSLLEDDKELLEDLVAAACNDAARRVEENQKTKMAEVTGGMQLPPGMKMPF; encoded by the coding sequence ATGTTTGGAAAAGGCGGAATGGGCAACCTGATGAAGCAAGCCCAGATGATGCAGGAAAAAATGGCCAAGATGCAGGAAGAAATTGCCCGCATGGAAGTCACAGGTGAGTCCGGTGCCGGCTTGGTGAAAGTGACCATGACAGGTACTCACAATGTACGCAAAGTAGAAATCGACCCAAGTCTGCTGGAAGACGATAAAGAGCTGCTGGAAGACTTGGTAGCCGCAGCCTGTAACGATGCAGCCCGCCGTGTTGAAGAAAACCAGAAAACCAAGATGGCGGAAGTGACCGGTGGCATGCAACTGCCTCCCGGCATGAAGATGCCATTCTGA
- the htpG gene encoding molecular chaperone HtpG gives MSHQETHGFQTEVKQLLHLMIHSLYSNKEIFLRELVSNAADAADKLRYLALTNDSLYEGDGELRVRVSADKDKGTVTIEDNGIGMTRDGVIEHLGTIAKSGTAEFFKNLSGDSAKDSQLIGQFGVGFYSAFIVAKRVEVFTRAAGHSADEGVKWESEGEGNFSVETITKAERGTKIVLHLRDEEKEFADDWRLRSIITKYSDHISIPVEMYQEGTPERDGPDGEKIPATEGQWKAMNKATALWTRSKSDVSDEEYKEFYKHISHDFADPLDWSHNKVEGNQEYTSLLYIPAKAPWDLWNRDRKHGLKLFVQRVFIMDDAEQFMPSYLRFVQGLIDSNDLPLNVSREILQDNKVTRNLRQALTKRVLSMLEKLAKDDADKYQQFWAEFGTVLKEGPAEDFANRERIAGLLRFASTHTGDATPSVSLDDYIGRMKEGQEKIYYIVADSHEAAANSPHLELLKKKGIEVLLLSERIDEWLINHLHDYKEKALHSVTRGDLDLGALEDEAEKAAQEKLAQESEPLVERFKSALGDKVSDVKITTRLTDTPACVVTGEGEMSSQMIKLMQAAGQPVPESKPTLELNPTHPLVARLDKEQDETAFAEWAEMLLAQATLSERGSLADPSAFIKLVNQMLLKSVG, from the coding sequence ATGTCGCATCAAGAAACCCATGGTTTTCAAACAGAAGTCAAACAGCTTTTGCATTTGATGATCCACTCTTTGTACTCCAACAAAGAAATCTTTTTGCGTGAACTGGTCTCCAATGCCGCCGACGCCGCTGACAAGCTGCGTTACCTGGCGCTGACCAACGACAGCCTGTATGAGGGTGACGGTGAGCTGCGGGTACGTGTGAGTGCCGATAAAGACAAGGGCACAGTGACCATAGAAGACAATGGCATTGGTATGACCCGCGATGGCGTTATCGAACACCTGGGCACCATCGCCAAATCGGGTACTGCCGAGTTCTTTAAAAACCTCTCCGGCGACAGCGCCAAAGACTCGCAGCTGATTGGTCAGTTCGGTGTGGGTTTCTATTCGGCCTTTATCGTCGCCAAGCGCGTTGAGGTGTTTACCCGCGCCGCCGGTCATAGCGCCGACGAAGGGGTGAAGTGGGAGTCGGAAGGTGAAGGTAACTTCAGCGTCGAAACCATCACCAAAGCTGAGCGCGGCACCAAAATCGTGCTGCACCTGCGTGATGAAGAAAAGGAATTTGCCGATGACTGGCGCCTGCGTTCCATCATCACCAAGTACTCAGATCATATCTCCATCCCGGTAGAGATGTATCAGGAAGGCACCCCTGAGCGTGACGGTCCCGATGGCGAGAAGATTCCTGCCACCGAAGGTCAGTGGAAGGCTATGAACAAGGCCACCGCCCTGTGGACCCGCAGCAAGTCAGACGTGAGCGACGAAGAGTACAAAGAATTCTACAAGCACATTTCCCACGACTTTGCTGATCCTCTGGATTGGAGCCACAACAAGGTTGAAGGTAATCAGGAATATACCAGCCTGCTGTATATCCCGGCCAAGGCCCCCTGGGACCTGTGGAACCGTGACCGCAAGCATGGGCTGAAGCTGTTTGTGCAGCGGGTGTTCATCATGGATGACGCTGAGCAGTTTATGCCATCTTACCTGCGTTTCGTGCAGGGCTTGATTGACTCCAACGACTTGCCGCTGAACGTGAGCCGCGAAATCCTGCAGGACAATAAAGTCACGCGCAATCTGCGTCAGGCATTGACCAAGCGTGTGCTGTCGATGCTGGAAAAGCTGGCCAAAGACGATGCCGACAAGTATCAGCAGTTCTGGGCAGAGTTTGGTACCGTGCTCAAAGAAGGTCCGGCGGAAGATTTTGCCAACCGTGAGCGTATTGCCGGTTTGCTGCGTTTTGCCTCAACCCACACGGGTGATGCGACGCCGTCAGTGTCGCTGGATGATTACATCGGCCGCATGAAGGAAGGTCAGGAAAAGATTTACTACATAGTGGCCGACAGCCACGAGGCCGCGGCCAACAGCCCACACCTGGAGCTGTTGAAGAAGAAGGGCATCGAAGTGCTGCTGCTGTCTGAGCGCATCGACGAGTGGCTGATTAACCACCTGCACGACTATAAAGAAAAGGCTCTGCACTCTGTGACCCGCGGCGATCTGGATCTCGGCGCCCTAGAAGACGAGGCCGAGAAGGCCGCGCAGGAGAAATTGGCCCAGGAGTCTGAGCCCTTGGTAGAGCGATTCAAGTCTGCTCTGGGTGATAAAGTCAGCGACGTGAAAATCACGACCCGTCTGACCGATACGCCCGCCTGTGTGGTGACAGGGGAAGGCGAAATGTCGAGCCAGATGATCAAGCTGATGCAGGCCGCTGGTCAACCAGTACCTGAATCCAAGCCAACGCTTGAACTTAACCCAACACACCCGCTGGTGGCCCGTTTGGATAAGGAGCAGGATGAAACAGCCTTCGCCGAGTGGGCTGAAATGCTGCTCGCACAGGCGACCCTGTCTGAGCGTGGCAGCCTGGCAGACCCATCTGCCTTCATCAAGCTGGTGAACCAGATGCTGCTTAAATCGGTTGGCTAA